In Clostridium thermosuccinogenes, the genomic stretch AGAGGGGAATAACCACCAGCCAGACAAAAATGGCATCATTTATCAGTACAAAATGGGTCGAGCCTCCTGCCCTGACAATGCCCGTAAGAGACGACATCTGGTAAGCGGTTCCCACCACTGTTACCGACAACACAGTCATCAGCGCCCGCGCTATTTGTAAGGTTTCATCCGTAAGATCATACAGCAGAAGTATGTAATCCTTCAAAATGAACATCAGCATTCCGGTGCATATGCCTACTCCAAGGAATACAAACTGGAGCTTCTTCGTATAGCGTTTTATCTTGTCTAAGTCTCCTTCACCCACGGTGTTTCCGATTATCACCGCGGAAGCATTGGCAGTTCCGTAGACGCCTACGCTTATCATGGAAAACACATTGTTGGCTATGCTCACAGCAGCTATGGAAGCTGCCCCCAGCCTGCCCACTATGGCTCCCTGGACGGACAGATTTAATCCCCACAGGATGTCTCCCAAAATTACCGGGAAGCCATACCGGAAGAAATCCTTGAGCAAAGTCATGTTATTGTGATACAAATCTATCAGGCGCATCTTTAGCTTATTGTCCACAAATCTCATATATACCACTACTATCACAAATTCGGCGATCCTCGAAGCCAGCGTGGCAATTGCAGCGCCTCGTACTCCCAGCGCCGGAGCTCCCAAGTTTCCAAAAATGAGAACCCAGTTGAGGAACACATTCACTATAAAGGATACTATCGAAAGATATAATCCTATCCTTACCGTTCCGATGCACCTTAAGGATGCGACCAGCACATTGCTTATGCAAAAGAATATGTATGTGAAGCAAATAATCTTTGCGTACTTAACTGCTTCCGCTATCACCTGCCGGTCTTCCGTAAACAAACCCAGCACCTGCTCCGGGAAAAAGAACACCAATACCCAAAGGGTAACGGCAAAAACCGAAACGATTTTCAAAGCGATACCTACTAAAGTTTTCACACTTTTGCTGTCGCCCTTACCCCAGTATTGCGCTCCTAAAACCACCATAGCCGCACCAAATCCGGCAACCAACATCTGCAGCATAACCTGTATCTGATTGCAGAGGTAAACCCCCGAAATGGACATTTCCCCCAGGGATCCAACCATAACATTATCCGCCAGACCCACGGCATAGGAAATTATATTCTGCAGAGCAATAGGAAGAGCCAGAGTAAACAAGCGTTTGTATAAGTCCTTATCTGATACCATTTGCAGACCCTCTTTACATTTAAATTTGAAGACCCTACTTACATTTAATAAAAATATCGGCTCCGGCACAGCTATGCCTCAGTGGAGCCTTCTCCTCCGGAAATAAATTGGGGCAGGGCATAAAATACACCCTGCAACAATAAAGCTTTTCTTTTTAATTATTTCTTTTAATCATTTGCAAATCCTGATGCCGTCCCTTATAACATCGGCTTTATCCCCGGCAGCATGGGCAGCATCCTTATCCAAAACTTCTTTTCCCTTAGGCCATCCTGCCGACCTTCAGGTGTAAGTTAGTATCCAAGTGTTTACTCACTTATTTTATTACACCAAAAATATTTGTCAATCGGATTAATTTAACTCTATCCGGAATTGCAGGATAATTTTTTATTCGCTATTAGGACATGCATTTTTCTTTCTATTCACCATTCATTAGAGCCTTGCATTAAACTTATATATTATTTTATATACCAGCACAATACAGGCTTGAACCATTTTATGTCGAACTTTTATGCAAAATTCATTCCCATTACCTTTATAACCTTATAACATCTGTTTTATCCTCCCGGAGTAAGGGGAACATTCCATCAAAGCCCCTTATCCCTAAGGCTATCTTCTCAACATGCCGTTTGTTAAAATAAGGTTTGGAATAGGTTGCAGTTCCAATTACTTAGAGTTATACTTAATAAGGTTTATGATAATGGAGCCTACCATATACATTTGCATGTGGCAGCCTCCGAAAAACT encodes the following:
- a CDS encoding MATE family efflux transporter, whose translation is MVSDKDLYKRLFTLALPIALQNIISYAVGLADNVMVGSLGEMSISGVYLCNQIQVMLQMLVAGFGAAMVVLGAQYWGKGDSKSVKTLVGIALKIVSVFAVTLWVLVFFFPEQVLGLFTEDRQVIAEAVKYAKIICFTYIFFCISNVLVASLRCIGTVRIGLYLSIVSFIVNVFLNWVLIFGNLGAPALGVRGAAIATLASRIAEFVIVVVYMRFVDNKLKMRLIDLYHNNMTLLKDFFRYGFPVILGDILWGLNLSVQGAIVGRLGAASIAAVSIANNVFSMISVGVYGTANASAVIIGNTVGEGDLDKIKRYTKKLQFVFLGVGICTGMLMFILKDYILLLYDLTDETLQIARALMTVLSVTVVGTAYQMSSLTGIVRAGGSTHFVLINDAIFVWLVVIPLSLIMAFVVGAPTWVVYLCLKIDQILKCAVAVVKVNRFDWIKKLTKEFKTAEA